One Triticum dicoccoides isolate Atlit2015 ecotype Zavitan chromosome 4B, WEW_v2.0, whole genome shotgun sequence genomic window carries:
- the LOC119293295 gene encoding cortical cell-delineating protein-like: MASKSTACFPALFLALNLLLVAGVRGQTPAAGRNPCPTNALADLKVCADVLVLLKLKINVPANQQCCPMIGQLVKLDVAACLCAAIKLSVLGIPVNLPLDIPLVLNYCGRNATAAGSKCS, from the coding sequence ATGGCGTCCAAGTCCACCGCTTGTTTTCCGGCGCTCTTCCTGGCGCTGAACCTCCTCCTGGTCGCCGGCGTCCGCGGCCAGACCCCCGCGGCCGGCCGCAACCCGTGCCCGACGAACGCGCTGGCCGACCTCAAGGTGTGCGCCGACGTGCTGGTGCTGCTCAAGCTCAAGATCAACGTGCCGGCCAACCAGCAGTGCTGCCCGATGATCGGGCAGCTCGTCAAGCTCGACGTCGCCGCCTGCCTCTGCGCCGCCATCAAGCTCAGCGTCCTCGGCATCCCCGTCAACCTGCCGCTCGACATCCCCCTCGTCCTCAACTACTGCGGCCGGAACGCAACCGCAGCAGGCTCCAAATGCTCGTGA